From Jiangella mangrovi:
GCGCCCGGCCGCGCTCGAGGCGCACGTGGCCATCACCGGCGCCGACGTGCTGTTCCACGGGCTGGCCGACCCCGCCGCGGCGGTCCGGCTGCTCGACGAGGCACTCCCCCGGGTCCAGGAATGCGCACAGTCGTCGGCGGTGCTGCGCGGGCACCGGCTGGCGGTGCTGATGAACTCCGGGAGCACGGGGGCACCGCTGGACGAGGCGGTCGAGTTCCTGAACGACACCTGCCTGCCGCTGCTGGCCCGGATCCAGCTGGCCGCGCCCGTGCAGCTCTCGCTGGCGCGGGCGGGGCGGGTGGGCGAGGCCCTGCGCCTCGGCGAGCGCTACATGGAGGCCGCGCGCGAGTCGCTGTCCGAGGCGACGGCGTACCTCATGCCGCTGCGGGCCGCCTCGGTGGTGATCCGGCTGTTCGCCGGCGACGTCGACGGCGCCGAGCGGATGCACGCCGACGAGTCCGACCTCGACATCCACGTGCACCACCAGCGCAACGTGCCGGGCCTGGTCGAGGCGCAGATCGCCATGGCCCGAGGCCGCTGGTTCGAGGCGTCCGGGCACCTGGGCGGCGCCCTCGCGTCACTGCGCGAGGGCGACCCGCGTGGCCTGCTGCCAGCCGTACTCGCGCTGGCCGCCGAGGCCGCAGTCTGGCTGAACGACGTCGACGAGGCGGCCCGGTTCCGCGAGGAGGCGCTGCGCCAGCCGGTGCACGAGTCGTCCACGATCTTCGGGCGCCGACGGCGGACGCTGCTGTGGGTGGGGCTCGCCCGGCGCGAGGGCGACGCCGTCGACCAGGCCCTGAGCGCCGCCGACGACGCCGCCGCGTCCGACCTCCCGCCCGCCGAGATCGACTCGCTGCACGTGGCACTGCTCGGCCTGGCGGACGGCCTGCCGACGGCGCGGCTGCTCACGCTGGCCGACGTCGCCGACCGCATGGCCGCCGCGGCCAAGCGCTGCGACGGCCTCGAGCGCGCCGAGGCGATGGCCGGCTACGCCCGCGCCGTGGCCGACGGCGACGCCGAGCTGACGTCGGCGTTCGAGGCCACGCTGGCCGGCTACGGCATCTGGACCAACCCGCCGCGGCAGCAGACCGTCGCGCTGACCCGGCGCGAGCAGGAGATCGCCCCGCTGGCGGCCGCGGGCATCTCCTCGCGCGACATCGCCCGCCGCCTCACCATCTCGACCCGGACCGTCGAGAGCCACCTGGCCCGCATCTACGCCAAGCTCGGCATCACCAGCCGCGCGGAGCTCCCGGCCGCCCTCAGCGGCAGGTGAGCCGGACGCCGTCGGGCCGCGGGGAGCGACGGCGTCAGGTGCGGACGACCACCACGGGGGTGCCGACCTCGGTGTGCTCCCAGAGCGCGACGGCGTCCTCGAGGTCCTGCCGGATGCAGCCGTCGGACAGCGGCGTGCCGAGCTGCGACAGCGTCTGCACCTCGGTGCCTGTGGCGGTGGCGACCGGGAGGTCGTGGAAGCCGATGTTGGAGTTCTCGCCGCGGAAGAACCGGACCATGTACTCCATGGTCTCGGTGCCGTGCCAGCTGACGGCGTCGCGGGACTTGGAGAACACCTCGAAGGTGCCGGTGGGCAGCTGGTCGTAGCGGCTGCCGGAGACGAAGTAGGTGCGCACCACGGTGTCGTCGGCGTCGACGAGCCAGACCGTCTGCTGGGTGATGTCGAACACGACCCGGTGCCCGGAGCCGCTGCCGGCCGGGAGCGGGGCCGTCGCCACGGGCTTCACGTTGGGGTCCGCGGGCGGAGCCTGGATCACCTTGACCATGACCGGCCCGACGGTCTTGGCGGCGAGCTCGCGGTCGGTGCCGCGAGAGATGTCGCCGACATCGCGCTGACTGGGCGGGAGGACCCCGGCGCTGGCCGGGACGTCGGGGCCGGTGGCGGTGCCGGCCAGCCCGAAGACGCCGGCGAGGGTGGCGACGGAGCAGCTGAGGACCGTCAGCCTGGCACCGCGGAACCTGAGTCGAGCGCGGGAACGACGACGGGACACGTGGCGCGAGGCCGATCGGGACGAGACGCCGTAGCGCCCTGGCATCCGCGCTCCTTCTGCTCGGTCGGGGGGGGAACCGGATTTCAGCGTACGCCACCACGTCGCTCCGGTGGACCCGCCGGCATGATCATGCACTCGGGCGTGCCCGGATAAACGTGACCGACCGGCGAAAACCCTGGTCAACGCGACGTGACGGGAACGGGGTCAGCCGCCGTCGAGCCCGGCCCAGGACGCGCGGGTGGGCACCGACGCCCGGCCCTCGGGGCAGTGCTGCACGAAGTCGCACCAGCCGCACAGCGACGACGGCCGCGGCGGGAAGCGGGCGTCGCCGATGTCGCCGCCCCTGAACGCGGCGTCGGCCTCGGAGCACTCGGCCGCGATGCCGTCGGCACGATCGAGGTGCCGGGTGAGGGTGCGCTCGTCGTGCTCCCAGACGGCGACCGTGCCCGACGGCAGGTGGTGCAGCTCGACCCGCCTGCAGGGTGTGCGCAGC
This genomic window contains:
- a CDS encoding L,D-transpeptidase; amino-acid sequence: MPGRYGVSSRSASRHVSRRRSRARLRFRGARLTVLSCSVATLAGVFGLAGTATGPDVPASAGVLPPSQRDVGDISRGTDRELAAKTVGPVMVKVIQAPPADPNVKPVATAPLPAGSGSGHRVVFDITQQTVWLVDADDTVVRTYFVSGSRYDQLPTGTFEVFSKSRDAVSWHGTETMEYMVRFFRGENSNIGFHDLPVATATGTEVQTLSQLGTPLSDGCIRQDLEDAVALWEHTEVGTPVVVVRT